One window of Chamaesiphon minutus PCC 6605 genomic DNA carries:
- a CDS encoding heavy-metal-associated domain-containing protein, whose translation MTIELNIPNMACAACCETITKAVMKIDPTATVQANPKTKQVKIETQAAQTAIESAITAAGYQVS comes from the coding sequence ATGACTATCGAACTAAATATTCCTAACATGGCTTGCGCTGCCTGCTGCGAAACCATTACTAAAGCGGTGATGAAGATCGATCCGACAGCAACCGTCCAAGCCAACCCCAAAACTAAGCAAGTCAAGATCGAAACTCAAGCTGCTCAAACAGCGATCGAAAGTGCCATTACAGCGGCTGGCTACCAAGTAAGTTAG
- the fldA gene encoding flavodoxin FldA, whose product MSKIGLFYGTQTGKTEAIASMIQEQLGKDVVDIHEILDVTVDDFADYQNLIIGAPTWNVGELSSDWEDFFPNLDEIDFKGKTVAYFGVGDQTGYPDSFMDAIGILEEKISALGGKTVGAWPTDGYDFNESRGVRDGKFIGLALDEDNQGDLTESRITTWSSQIKQAFGI is encoded by the coding sequence ATGTCTAAAATCGGTCTTTTTTATGGTACCCAAACAGGCAAAACAGAAGCGATTGCCTCGATGATTCAAGAACAATTAGGTAAAGATGTCGTAGATATTCATGAAATACTAGATGTCACAGTTGATGATTTTGCTGACTACCAAAATCTAATTATTGGCGCACCGACATGGAACGTTGGTGAGTTGTCGAGTGACTGGGAAGATTTCTTTCCAAACCTAGATGAAATTGATTTTAAGGGTAAAACAGTAGCTTACTTTGGGGTTGGCGACCAAACTGGCTACCCCGATAGCTTTATGGACGCGATCGGAATTCTCGAAGAGAAAATTAGCGCGCTAGGTGGTAAGACTGTTGGTGCTTGGCCGACTGATGGCTATGACTTCAATGAGTCACGGGGTGTACGTGACGGTAAATTTATCGGTTTAGCACTCGATGAAGATAACCAAGGAGATTTAACCGAGTCGCGCATCACAACTTGGTCGAGCCAGATTAAACAAGCCTTTGGGATCTAA
- a CDS encoding DUF1269 domain-containing protein has translation MSDLIVVGFKDEFKADEVLIELKRLELEYLIDLEDAAVVVRNQKGKVKIKQVQELITDGAVSGGYWGLLLGIIFFHPILAVLGVAAGAISGALTDVGIDDNFIRDIGSTIEPGTSAIFVLIRKSTPDKVLADLSRFEGKVLRTSLSKEDEAKLQAALNKNEVIENASS, from the coding sequence ATGAGCGATCTAATTGTTGTTGGCTTCAAAGATGAGTTCAAAGCAGACGAGGTTTTAATCGAGCTGAAGAGACTCGAACTAGAGTATTTAATCGACTTGGAAGATGCGGCTGTTGTAGTCAGAAATCAAAAAGGTAAAGTTAAAATTAAGCAAGTTCAGGAACTTATTACTGATGGTGCTGTGAGTGGAGGCTATTGGGGATTGCTACTTGGCATCATATTCTTCCATCCAATCTTGGCTGTTTTAGGTGTAGCCGCTGGAGCAATTTCAGGAGCATTAACCGATGTCGGGATTGATGATAATTTTATTCGCGATATTGGTAGCACGATCGAGCCTGGAACTTCTGCCATCTTTGTGTTGATAAGAAAATCAACACCAGATAAAGTTTTGGCAGATCTAAGTAGATTTGAAGGCAAAGTTTTACGAACTTCATTATCAAAAGAAGACGAAGCAAAATTACAAGCTGCTTTAAATAAGAATGAAGTTATTGAAAACGCGAGTTCTTAA
- a CDS encoding four-helix bundle copper-binding protein has translation MTTTQSRNSQLEACIEACLQCLQDCENCTTACLNSDMVQMMATCIKTCIDCADLCTLCARFMSRNSELHAQLCGVCADACDRCAAECEKHDHDHCRRCAESCRRCAESCRQMSMAH, from the coding sequence ATGACTACTACTCAATCTCGTAATTCTCAACTTGAGGCTTGCATCGAAGCCTGCCTTCAATGTCTCCAAGACTGTGAAAATTGCACCACTGCTTGTCTCAACAGTGATATGGTGCAAATGATGGCAACTTGCATCAAAACCTGTATCGATTGCGCCGATCTTTGTACTCTTTGCGCCCGTTTCATGAGTCGTAATTCCGAGCTACACGCGCAACTGTGTGGTGTTTGTGCGGATGCTTGCGATCGTTGTGCTGCTGAATGTGAAAAGCACGACCACGACCATTGCCGTCGCTGCGCTGAATCTTGTCGTCGGTGTGCTGAGTCTTGCCGTCAAATGTCGATGGCACATTAG
- a CDS encoding MerR family transcriptional regulator: MLKIGDLKERTGVTVSTLRYYENLGLLQPALRSDSGYRYFNDNAVQRVLFIKKAQTLNFSLTEIQEIFNSHNRGTAVCSIVKDLIDRKISHLDIEIQKLLASKQRLESHRERWATYPEDLPNSETICTLIEELIALEANIVD; this comes from the coding sequence ATGCTGAAAATTGGCGATCTAAAAGAGCGAACGGGAGTGACAGTTAGCACCCTACGTTACTATGAAAACCTAGGCTTACTGCAACCAGCACTCAGGAGTGATAGCGGCTATCGCTACTTCAATGACAATGCAGTGCAACGAGTATTGTTCATCAAGAAAGCTCAAACTCTCAATTTTTCTCTAACTGAGATTCAGGAAATCTTCAATTCTCACAATCGAGGTACAGCCGTTTGCTCGATCGTCAAAGACTTAATCGATCGCAAAATTAGTCATTTAGATATCGAGATTCAAAAGCTGCTCGCATCTAAGCAAAGATTGGAAAGTCACCGCGAACGATGGGCTACCTACCCTGAAGATCTTCCTAATAGTGAAACTATCTGTACTCTAATTGAAGAATTGATAGCATTGGAAGCTAATATTGTCGATTAA
- a CDS encoding IS4 family transposase → MLPELYHAHLSEKFTRGNYLLTILLIQVVQSIKEVTLESIATKLAMPIKFESRRKKVQRFLSNDEWDLDNVWLSLVIAWIKGNVKQNNIIYLAIDRTKWQSNNILMVSMIWRKRAIPIYWQMLDKQGNSTLENQQLVLTPVFAALSDYSLLVLGDREFCSVTLANWLREQKIDFCLRLKKNVCIKTEEELWTELKRLGLEPGNSFFNQEVTIRKTAPVEGFNLAGKWLGKYRNITTKEPWYILTSLADLQAAVDTYAKRFGIEEMFRDFKGGGYNLEKTNLTGERLSKLLILLSLAYLKSIIQGIDIKSKQVQEYLGRKTEHHRKYARHSTFYIGLWGESWVDSTSSNWQVVVELMSLSPHKLPNYQQGLRAMRLILSAL, encoded by the coding sequence ATGTTACCAGAATTGTATCATGCCCATTTGTCAGAAAAATTCACACGCGGTAACTACTTATTGACAATTTTATTGATTCAAGTAGTGCAATCTATTAAAGAAGTCACGCTAGAAAGCATCGCAACAAAACTAGCGATGCCAATTAAATTTGAAAGCAGAAGAAAAAAAGTCCAGAGATTTTTATCAAATGATGAATGGGATTTAGATAATGTTTGGTTATCACTAGTGATTGCTTGGATTAAAGGCAATGTCAAACAGAATAATATTATATATTTAGCAATAGATCGAACCAAATGGCAATCAAACAATATTTTGATGGTCAGTATGATTTGGCGAAAGAGAGCAATTCCTATTTATTGGCAAATGCTTGATAAACAAGGGAACAGTACATTGGAAAACCAACAATTAGTATTAACCCCAGTATTCGCTGCCCTATCAGATTATAGCTTGTTGGTACTGGGAGATCGTGAATTTTGTAGTGTTACTCTTGCGAACTGGCTTAGAGAGCAGAAAATAGATTTCTGTTTACGACTGAAAAAGAATGTTTGTATCAAGACTGAAGAGGAATTGTGGACTGAACTGAAAAGGCTAGGATTAGAGCCAGGAAATAGCTTTTTTAATCAAGAAGTAACAATTAGAAAAACTGCACCAGTTGAAGGATTTAACCTAGCAGGTAAATGGCTAGGTAAATATCGAAATATTACCACAAAAGAGCCTTGGTATATTCTGACCAGCTTGGCAGATCTACAAGCAGCAGTTGATACCTATGCTAAAAGATTTGGAATTGAGGAGATGTTTCGAGACTTTAAGGGCGGAGGATATAACTTAGAAAAGACTAATTTAACGGGCGAACGATTGAGCAAATTATTGATTTTGCTATCACTAGCATACTTGAAGAGTATCATCCAAGGGATAGATATCAAATCAAAGCAAGTTCAAGAATATCTCGGCAGAAAAACAGAACATCACCGAAAATATGCTAGACATAGCACTTTCTATATTGGACTCTGGGGTGAATCATGGGTCGATTCAACATCTAGTAATTGGCAGGTTGTTGTTGAATTAATGTCTTTGTCCCCACATAAACTACCTAATTATCAACAAGGCTTGAGAGCTATGAGACTTATCCTATCAGCGTTATAG
- a CDS encoding DUF305 domain-containing protein has protein sequence MTEHNDRVKSFVSRRRMANPVSVPPKIWAGFAIAALFLSGGLVSCSTRTAQSPSTTETTTTTTTTPAVSSSPNSSPSPSTTEATPTTSPAMSSSPSSSSQTISDRDFLTMMTAHHKQAIEMADLAPSRAKRPEVKQLARSISKDQKEEIQTMATLYKAAYGTAIPSMTMGGGMMGKDSNSMNGMNGMNGMNGMKMDMNALKNAADFDKEFLQQMSVHHPTATQMSQMVLKTTKSPQIRTLAQSIVKEQTAEVAQMRKWYQSWYKSDLPNSTSN, from the coding sequence ATGACCGAGCATAACGATCGAGTTAAATCATTCGTCAGTCGAAGAAGAATGGCAAATCCAGTATCAGTTCCACCGAAAATATGGGCAGGATTCGCGATCGCTGCCCTCTTTTTGAGTGGCGGATTGGTATCGTGTTCCACTCGCACAGCGCAATCGCCGTCAACAACAGAAACTACGACCACAACCACAACCACTCCCGCCGTAAGTTCATCCCCCAACTCATCGCCATCGCCGTCAACAACAGAGGCTACACCCACGACTAGTCCAGCCATGAGTTCATCTCCCAGCTCATCTAGTCAAACCATCTCAGATAGAGATTTTCTGACGATGATGACGGCCCATCACAAGCAAGCAATTGAGATGGCGGATTTAGCCCCATCCCGTGCGAAGCGTCCTGAAGTCAAACAACTCGCTCGATCGATTAGCAAAGACCAAAAGGAAGAGATTCAAACAATGGCAACTTTGTATAAAGCAGCGTATGGCACAGCAATTCCGTCCATGACAATGGGTGGCGGCATGATGGGCAAGGATAGCAATTCGATGAATGGCATGAATGGCATGAATGGCATGAATGGCATGAAAATGGATATGAATGCTCTCAAAAATGCCGCTGATTTTGACAAAGAATTTTTGCAGCAGATGAGTGTCCATCACCCGACAGCAACCCAGATGAGTCAGATGGTGCTAAAGACAACCAAATCACCACAAATTCGGACATTAGCTCAATCGATCGTTAAGGAGCAAACCGCCGAGGTCGCTCAGATGCGGAAATGGTATCAAAGTTGGTATAAATCTGACCTGCCAAATAGCACTTCAAATTAA
- a CDS encoding glycosyltransferase family 4 protein, translating to MKVVIILEHRFDRTPDGRVWTQTTFAYSFWLQYLKVFDRVCVVARIRDVPTVAADWQLADGDLVSFAAVPNYLGPLQYLRKARQVKQAVQNAVGHSDAVIVRVPSPLSRLLIPLLQWDNHPFAVEVVADPYDVFAPGSIDHPLRLFFRWLLPRNLRHSCVKAITAMYVTKSALQQRYPCPNLSMGISDVVLPAHSIVAAPRPQAQELDVVTLVFIGTMSQLYKAPDILIKAVAVCVKAGLNIQLLMLGDGQYRGQLEDLAKAENVSERVSFLGQLASGSAVQNQLDLADLFVLPSYQEGLPRAMVEAMARALPCIGSTVGGIPELLPPEDLVPPGDVDALARKIREIVTDPERMATMSARNLDKAKEYRDEVLQDRRTDFYRYVREQTEGWLLEQQGSRICFLTVDICQDRYLVDI from the coding sequence ATGAAAGTAGTTATTATCCTCGAACATCGCTTCGATCGAACACCTGATGGGCGAGTGTGGACGCAAACAACTTTTGCTTATTCCTTCTGGTTGCAGTATCTCAAAGTATTCGATCGCGTGTGTGTAGTCGCTCGCATTCGGGATGTGCCCACTGTTGCTGCGGACTGGCAACTTGCCGACGGAGATCTAGTGTCGTTTGCAGCCGTACCAAACTATCTCGGCCCGTTGCAGTACCTACGCAAGGCACGTCAAGTCAAACAAGCCGTTCAAAATGCAGTTGGCCACAGCGATGCAGTAATCGTTCGCGTTCCCTCCCCACTATCTCGATTGCTAATACCGCTGTTGCAGTGGGACAATCATCCGTTTGCGGTCGAAGTTGTTGCCGATCCTTATGATGTCTTTGCTCCTGGTTCGATAGATCATCCGTTGCGACTGTTTTTTCGATGGTTATTGCCACGAAATCTACGACATAGTTGTGTAAAAGCGATTACGGCAATGTACGTTACCAAATCGGCACTTCAGCAACGATATCCTTGCCCAAATTTGTCGATGGGGATATCGGATGTCGTTTTACCAGCACACAGCATCGTTGCGGCACCACGTCCGCAAGCTCAGGAGTTAGATGTGGTGACATTGGTATTTATCGGTACGATGTCTCAGTTGTACAAAGCTCCAGATATCCTGATAAAAGCAGTTGCCGTATGTGTCAAAGCAGGATTAAATATCCAACTGCTAATGCTGGGTGATGGACAATATCGGGGACAACTAGAAGATTTAGCCAAAGCTGAAAATGTGAGCGAACGAGTAAGTTTTCTCGGACAATTGGCTTCTGGATCTGCCGTTCAAAATCAGCTCGATCTAGCTGACTTATTTGTGCTGCCATCCTATCAAGAAGGCTTGCCTAGAGCAATGGTCGAAGCGATGGCTAGGGCTTTACCCTGTATCGGTTCGACGGTGGGGGGTATACCGGAGCTATTGCCGCCAGAAGATCTGGTACCACCTGGAGACGTGGATGCACTTGCACGTAAAATTCGGGAAATCGTCACCGATCCCGAACGGATGGCTACAATGTCCGCTCGAAATCTCGACAAAGCCAAAGAGTACCGAGATGAAGTATTGCAAGATCGGCGGACTGATTTCTACCGCTACGTGCGCGAGCAGACGGAAGGATGGTTATTAGAGCAACAGGGCAGCCGCATCTGTTTCTTAACAGTAGATATTTGCCAAGATAGGTATCTTGTAGATATCTAA
- a CDS encoding DUF305 domain-containing protein: MTQHKQMSGMGWNRFAATIATSTFIMFFLMYQLIYSLDYATFSINRLISSLVMGCVMTAVMLSSMWSMYRGTGTKIAVLGSAVALGLILLFVNRSQAVVEDVTFMKSMIPHHSIAINSSRKASISDPRVRKLADEIIESQVRETAIMRLLLNDIAQNGERGTGAKLPARSTEVTPDMERQIREAVQ, from the coding sequence ATGACTCAACACAAACAAATGTCGGGAATGGGCTGGAACCGATTTGCGGCGACGATCGCAACCTCAACATTCATCATGTTCTTCTTGATGTATCAGCTCATATACTCCCTCGATTACGCCACGTTTAGCATCAACCGACTGATCTCTTCACTGGTGATGGGGTGCGTGATGACCGCTGTGATGCTTTCCTCTATGTGGTCGATGTACCGAGGAACAGGAACCAAGATCGCAGTTCTCGGTTCGGCTGTCGCGCTCGGCTTGATTTTGCTGTTCGTGAATAGAAGTCAGGCGGTGGTCGAAGATGTCACTTTTATGAAGTCGATGATTCCCCACCACTCAATCGCCATTAACAGTTCGCGGAAGGCAAGCATTAGCGATCCGCGCGTTCGCAAGCTGGCGGATGAGATTATTGAGTCGCAGGTTCGTGAAACAGCTATTATGCGGTTGCTCCTTAATGATATTGCACAAAACGGAGAACGGGGGACAGGGGCGAAGCTTCCTGCTCGCTCGACCGAAGTCACCCCTGATATGGAGCGTCAGATTAGAGAAGCAGTGCAGTAA
- a CDS encoding multicopper oxidase family protein, which produces MNKNELPPTGSHQYPLTRRSFIRGGGIASGLLLSSGIHSLLSSCSPQPSTPTKTPAQNTVARTPNPKFIPDLEINLKAAPKTVQLLSGQPTQVWSYAAELVKGDPNSLQAIPDSYLGPIIRVRQGQRVRVNFQNNLPQGQPSIVHWHGLILPEDMDGHPRFAIDPGQTYVYEFEVINRAGTNWFHPHPDQLTGQQAYAGLAGVFIVTDPEEATLKLPSGTYDLPIVLQDRTLDANNQLLYLNSKIGTPRNTGMGGMGGMGGMGGMGGMSQGNSSQSSGGMDDMGGMMGFLGKQLFVNGQPDFTLAAATRVYRLRILNGSNARIYKLAWSNGDPLTVIGTDGSLLTQPVIRKYVMLAPGERLDVWADFSKLKVGTQLALNSLAFSGAENVDENNMGGMSSSNAPELGAAMTLFNVKIGRAETETLQLPSKLATLPLLRPEDATNAAQPRPVELSLQGMKWVMNGKPFEMNVATPQETVKLNSIEQWEIINKLNPGAMMDAKGMAHPIHLHGVQFQVISRQVLPELAAGWQTVKDGYVDEGFKDTVMVMPGERVKLLMKFDKYSGLFTYHCHNLEHEDAGMMRNYRINT; this is translated from the coding sequence ATGAATAAGAACGAGCTGCCCCCTACAGGCAGTCATCAATATCCTCTAACCCGTCGCAGTTTCATTCGAGGAGGTGGTATTGCCAGCGGACTGCTCCTCAGTAGTGGTATTCACAGCCTGCTATCGAGTTGTTCCCCCCAACCTTCTACTCCGACGAAGACACCCGCACAGAACACCGTAGCCCGCACCCCGAATCCGAAATTCATTCCCGATCTGGAAATTAACCTCAAGGCTGCACCGAAAACGGTTCAACTATTATCGGGACAACCAACCCAAGTTTGGTCTTATGCAGCAGAGCTGGTTAAAGGCGACCCAAACAGCTTACAAGCTATTCCCGATAGTTATTTAGGCCCGATTATTCGCGTTCGGCAAGGTCAGCGCGTTCGAGTCAACTTCCAAAACAATCTTCCCCAAGGACAGCCCAGTATCGTCCATTGGCATGGCTTGATATTGCCAGAAGACATGGATGGACATCCTCGATTTGCGATCGATCCCGGACAAACCTACGTCTATGAGTTTGAGGTCATCAATCGGGCGGGTACGAACTGGTTTCACCCTCATCCAGACCAGCTTACAGGGCAGCAAGCATACGCTGGCTTGGCAGGAGTGTTTATCGTCACAGATCCAGAAGAAGCCACTCTCAAACTACCTTCAGGTACTTACGATCTTCCGATCGTGTTGCAAGATCGTACCTTAGATGCCAATAATCAACTTCTCTATCTGAATAGCAAAATCGGTACGCCTCGTAATACTGGTATGGGCGGTATGGGCGGTATGGGCGGTATGGGCGGTATGGGCGGCATGTCACAGGGTAACTCCAGTCAGTCGAGTGGAGGCATGGATGACATGGGCGGTATGATGGGCTTCCTGGGCAAACAGCTCTTCGTCAATGGTCAGCCCGACTTTACCCTGGCTGCGGCAACGCGAGTCTACCGCCTCCGCATTCTTAATGGTTCTAACGCCCGCATCTACAAGCTAGCATGGAGTAATGGCGATCCTTTGACAGTTATTGGCACCGATGGGAGCTTACTGACTCAGCCCGTCATCCGCAAGTATGTGATGCTGGCTCCAGGCGAACGGCTCGATGTCTGGGCAGATTTTAGCAAGCTGAAAGTTGGGACTCAATTAGCTCTCAATAGTCTGGCTTTTTCTGGAGCAGAGAATGTCGATGAGAATAATATGGGCGGGATGAGTTCTAGTAATGCTCCAGAACTTGGTGCGGCGATGACCCTATTTAATGTCAAGATCGGGAGGGCAGAAACAGAAACTTTGCAGCTTCCCAGCAAACTAGCTACTCTACCCTTATTGCGTCCAGAAGATGCTACTAATGCCGCCCAGCCGCGTCCCGTTGAGCTTTCGCTCCAAGGGATGAAATGGGTAATGAATGGTAAACCATTTGAAATGAATGTGGCAACACCGCAAGAAACTGTCAAGTTAAATTCGATCGAGCAGTGGGAGATTATTAATAAACTCAACCCTGGAGCGATGATGGATGCAAAGGGGATGGCGCATCCCATCCATCTACACGGTGTGCAGTTTCAAGTCATTAGTCGCCAAGTGTTGCCAGAACTTGCCGCCGGATGGCAAACAGTCAAGGATGGCTATGTGGATGAGGGCTTCAAGGATACTGTAATGGTGATGCCAGGTGAGCGAGTCAAGCTGCTGATGAAGTTCGATAAATATAGCGGCTTATTTACCTATCATTGCCATAACTTAGAACATGAAGATGCTGGCATGATGCGAAATTATCGAATTAATACCTAA